GCCGTGGACGTGGCCAAGGAGACGGCCGACATCATCCTGCTCGAGAAGGACCTCATGGTGCTCGAGCGGGGCATCGTGGAGGGCCGGCGCACCTATGCCAACATGATCAAGTACATCAAGATGACCGCGAGCTCCAACTTCGGGAACATCTTCTCGGTGCTGGTGGCGAGCGCGTTCCTGCCGTTCCTGCCCATGGCGGCCGTGCACCTGCTGCTGCTGAACCTCATCTATGACGTGTCCTGCTCGGCCATCCCCTGGGACAACGTGGACGCCGAGTACCTGGCGCGACCCCGCGCATGGGACGTGGGGTCCATCGGCTCGTTCATGCGTTGGATCGGTCCCACGAGCTCGGTCTTCGACATCATGACATACCTGGTGCTGTTCTTCGTGGTGTGCCCGGCGGTGTGCGGCGGCTCCTGGGCGCAGGTCGCGGGTGACCCGTCCCTGAGCCTCCTCTTCGTGGGGACGTTCCAGGCGGGGTGGTTCGTCGAGAGCATGTGCACGCAGACCCTCGTGGTGCATATGATTCGCACGCCCAAGGTGCCCTTCGTGGAGAGTCGCGCCTCGGCGCCGCTCACGCTGCTGGGCCTTGTCGGCATCGTGGTGGCAACGGTCATCCCGTACACGCCGGTGGGCACATCCTTGGGATTCTGCCCGCTGCCGGCGTCCTACTACGGATGGCTCGTCCTCATCGTGTGCTGCTACATGGTGCTCGTCACGGTGGTGAAGCGTCTCTATGTGAGGCACTTCGGGGAGCTGCTGTGAGGGCGGGGGCGTAGGTCCCCGCCCCTTCGGGCAACCCTTGGCTAGTCCTTCTCGCCGAGGGACTCCAGGCCCAGGAGCGCCGCACCGATGGCCCCGCAGAGCTGCGAGTCCTCGTGCGTCGACACCTCGCTGCCCAGCACCTCGGACAGGGCTCGGACCACGCCCTCGTTGTTGGCCACGCCACCCGTCATGAGGTAGGGTGGCTCGGCCTTCACGCGCTTGGCGAGCGCCGCCGTCTTGGTGGCCACGGCGACATCGAGTCCGTGCACGATGTCAGGCACCGGGGTGTCGTCGGCCACGAGCGAGACGACCTCGCTCGTGGCGAACACGGTGCACATGTTCGAGATGCGCACCTCGTGCTTCCAGTCGAGTCCCGCCGCGCAGAACCCGTCGAGCGGCATCTCGAGGGTCGTGGCCATCATCTCGAGGAAGCGGCCGGTGCCTGCGGCGCACTTGTCGTTCATGACGAAGTTCACCACGGCGCCCGTGTCAGAGAGGTGGATGACCTTCGAGTCCTGGCCGCCGATGTCCACGATGGTCAGGGCCGAGGGGTCGAGGAAGTGGGCACCTGCGGCATGGCAGGTGATCTCGGTGATGGTGGTGTCCATGTTGGGGATGGCGTCGCGTCCGTAGCCGGTGGCCACGCTCACGGCCATGTCGCCGCGCGAGAGGTGCGCCTGCTCCAGGACGGCCGCGATGGCCTTGGAAGCCCCTGCGGTGGCCTTGGCGCCGGTGGCCACGATGACGCTTGCCACGAGCTCGGGCTCGCCGTCCTCGCCGATGTCCATGATGACGGCGTCGGTCGAGGTCGATCCTGAGTCGACGCCCAACACGTAGGTCTGGCCGTCGCCCGTGCGCTTGAGGGCTGCGCGGCCCTTGTCTGCCACGCCGTGCAGGGTCTCGTCAAAGGCGCGCAGGCGGGTGCGCAGCTGGCCAGCGCTTGCACGGGTGCCGTCGGTCTCGATCTTGAGCATCGGCGTGTGAGCCTCCTTGGCGGCCTCGAGGTACTCGAAGCCGTAGTAGTCGCAGAACTTCATGGTGTGATAGATGATGCCATCCTGGCCTGTGGCGCCTATGAGCGAGCGTCTGCCCGAGATGTCATCCATGCGCATGCAGGGGAGCTGGCCCAGGAGTACCGGGGCGTACCAGTCGAGGAAGGCGTCGAGGGGCGCCGCCTCCGGAGGGGTGGCGCCGGCGGTGGTGTCATCGGCTGCCTGCTCGTCCATGCAGTAGTCGCAGGTTCCGGTGCGCGGCGCGCGGCCCAGCTCGGGAGGGGGCGTCTCCATGAGGCGTGCGCCCGTGCAGGTGAGGTTCTCGAGCGGGAGCGACACCTGTGCGCCGCACGTGTCGAGGAGCGACGCCGAGGCATGGGCGCCCACGACGGAGATGTGCTCGTCCCGGCGGCGCGGCTTGGGCGGGAACGAGGCCACGGCTGCGCCGGCATCGAACTCGCAGCCGGTATAGGCCGCATAGGCGTCGGCCAGGCGGGCGAGCTCGTCGCGGAAGCGCCTCGCCTCGATGGGCCCACGCTTGTGGGGCAAGTCCACGAGGAAGAGGAAGTCGAGCTCGTCCGACGCCGCGAGGACGTCGTAGATGCGCCTGATGACGTCACAGCAGCTCGTGAGCACGAGGGCATGCACGTCCGGCTGCATGGCGAACGAGAGGAGCGACTTGCCGTAGCCGCAGAGGTTGGGATGGGCCAGGCGGTCTGCCTCCTCGAAGGAGGTGGCCTCATAGGCGACCGGTCGGCAGGTGGCCCCGAAGCCGGCCAGGAGCTCGGCGGGCACGTACTTGCAGGGATAGTAGACCACGCGGTCGTCGGAGGTCGTCGCAGGTGCCGTGGTCACGTCGGCCGGGATGTCCTTCTCGGTCATCGGGATGCCTCCTCGTCCTTGCGTGCGCGGAGCATCTCGAGGAAGGCCCCCATGCGCGTGGCGATCTGGCCCTCGGGGCAGTTCGAGCGGTCGCAGCCGTCGCCGTCGAGCACGAGGGTGGGGAAGCCCGCGTCCTCCAGCTCTCGGCGCATGAGCTGCGAGACGCCCAAGGTCTCCTTGCAGCCCCAATGGCAGAAGACCACGGCGCCGTCGGCCTGGGTGCGCTCGCAGAGCTCGCGCACCCGGTCGATGCGACGCTCGCCCGGGCCGTTGAACGAGTTGCGGAGCAGCCGCTCGGCCATGGCCTCGAAGGGTCGCTCGGGACCGTAGCGCCAACCGTCGAAGGAGACCTGGTTGAAGCACATGTCCGAGGCGACGATCTGTGCCACGGGTGAGTCGTCCAGCACCTTCTGGAGCGGCACCGAGAAGTACGGCGTGGAATGGGCCCAGACCAGGTTGAGACCCTCGTAGGGCTCGGCCGAGACGAGGTCCTCCTCCATCTGGTGGGCCATGCGCTCGGTCTGGGGGTGACCCAGCATGAGGTGGAGCGCCAGGGCCTCCTGCATCTCGAGGCCCATGTCGTTGTGGAGGAAGCGTCCATGGCGCAGGGGAAGCGTCCGCACCATGGCATCGAGCGTCGCCTGCGTGCGGGCCACGTACTGCGAGAGGAGCTCGCGGTCGAGCTTGCGACCAAAGCGGTCCTCGGCAAGTGCCGCCATCTCGCGGAGCTGGTCGGCCACGTAGGGGACCGACCCGTCCCCGGCCTCGAACGGCACATCGAGGTAGTAATGCTCGGTGCCGAGCGTCTTGGCGAGCCACTTGAACGTGATGTTGTTCGCGTCGCAGGCCACGGAGCAGTTCGCGATGAGCCTGGGCGCCTGGAGCACGCCGGTCTCGGCGGCCCCGATGAGGATCTTGTGGTACGAGCAGTACGTCTCGGGGACGCCGCGCTGCTCGGCCGCCTTCACGAAGCCCTGCTCGGAGCGTGCCCCGGTGAAGAAGTCCGAGATGGCCTCCGCCATGACAGGCTTGAGCCCCATGGCCATGAAGATCTCGTTGGGCAGGAAGATCGAGGTGATGACGGAGTCGTCGGCGTCCTCCAGGGCGTCGGTCACGGCCTCGATGGCGATGCGCGCGCCGATGCGACCGCTCGGGAGCTTGCAGCGCTCGGGGAGATGGCGCACCTGGAACCGCTTGAACTGGAAGGCCATGGTCAGCCAGAAGCGGGCGGTGTCAGGGTCGTCCTCGTCGATGCCGTCCATGATGGAGCCGAAGTAGTCGAGGATGCGGATGCCAGGCTTGGTGTCGTCTGCCACTATGCCTGCCCCCCGGACTGGCTGCGCCCATCGTCCACGAGCTCCTGCACGTCGAGGTCGGCCGAGGAGGCGGCGATGACGTCGCGACCGCCGAAGACGCAGGTGCCGCGGTGTTCGGGCAGCTGCGACAGCGGCCCGGCGAGCTTGCGTACGTCGTCGGCCGTGCAGTCGAGGAGCCCCTGCCTGATCTGGGAGCGCCATTGGGGTGTGCGTCCCGAGAGCCGCAGCGAGTCCTGCCTCCTGGCGAGGGCACGCGGCTTCACCGGTGCGTCGTGGCCTGCCACGGCCGAGACCACGTAGCCATCGAGCTCCGAGGTGGTGGGCTCCCAGGAGGCGAGCCATGCGGAGGCTCCCTCGAACCGTGCGATCGTGGGGTCGACGGCGGGGTCACGGTACGAGTAGAACTGCAGCTGCGAGAGGGGCGTGCACCTGAAGCCGCAGCCGTAGGCGCCGCCCAGCACACGTACCTCGTTCCAAAGGTAGTCGAACGAGAGCGCACGTCCCGCCACGAGCCAGGGGCCGCTGATCGTCTCGCCGAGGGCGCTCGCGTCCATGCCCTCGCCCACGTAGCAGACGTCGGACGGGACCACGAAGGCCTCGCTGGTGGACGTGGCAGGTGGGACCTCGAGGACGTCGAACGGATGGTGCTCGTCGTCGAGTCCGAGGTCGCCGGCGGCCTTCCAGTAGCGGGCGCGGTCCTCGGGCGTGCCGGTGAGGCTCGCCTCGGCCCCATCCGTGCAGAAGACGCGGCCGCAGATGTTGTAGCAGATCTCGGTGAGGCCCTGGAAGCGCTCGTCGAAGTTCGCGAGGAGCCGCTTGAGGAAGCGGTAGTAGTCCACGCCGCCCATCTGCTGGGCAACGCGTGCGGGCGCACTCGTGTAGGAGGCCACGCGTGAGAGGGCCGCCGTGTGCCCTGCCGAGACGAATCCCTGCTCGAGGGCGATGCGGCGCTGGGTCAGGATGGCACGGATGCGCTCCTTGTCGGAAAAGAGCGTCTTGCCCCAGACCTCTGCAGGGAGGGTCGCCAGGGCATCCACGTTCTCGGACAGCGCGCTTGCCGAGACCACGAGGCGCGGGCGGGCGACCGTGGGGTCGGCGTCGTCGCCGTACGTCTCGCAGAAGAAGTCGAGGTTGCCGAGGTCGGTCTCGACCAGGGTGTCGAGCTGCTCGGCCGTGTGGACCTTGGTGTCGAGCTGGCCCAGGAGGCTCGTGAGCACGCTCACGTAGGGCAGCTCGGCCCAGTGCAGGCACGACAGGTCGAAGTAGAGGTAGGCGTAGTCGATGTGGTGCGTGGGTATGTCGTGCGCGTGGCTCGGCACCGGGGTGCCCTGCTCAGGCGTGCAGGCAGGCTCCGGTGCGACATCGCCGATGTCAGCCACGGTGAGGCGTGGGAGGGTGGCGAGGGCCTCGGGCGAGTCGGGTGCGGACTGCTCGGCATGGAGGGCAGCCGTCTCGGCCACGCAGGCCTCGACGTCGGCATCGTCCATGGCGGCACGCGCGGAGGCCAGGCGCGTCGCCTCGGGGTTGTCCTTCTCCTTGGCGATGGGTTCGAGCTCGACCTGAGCATGGTGGTCGCTCTGGCAGACCAGTTCGGCGAGGAGGTGCTCGAACAGGCCCTTGTCCAGGCCCTCGCGCAGGTGGGCGAGGGTGTCCTCGTAGCGCAGGTAGTCGCAGGAGGCACCGTCGTCATAGAGCCAGCCGCTCAGGGCGTTCATGGCCAGCGCCACGCCGTCCGGGTAGCCATAGTCACCCTCGCGCAGGTTGAACTCGGCCTGGGCGAGGGAGGCGGCCAGGTTGTCATGGCCGAGGCCCTCCTGCGAGAGGCGCTCGCAGGTGGACTCCACCAAGGTGCGGAACTCGTCGCCCACACCCTCGTGCGCTCCCTTGAGCTCGATGAACACGAAGGGCTGGAGGCACCCGTCGCTGAGCATGCCCACCACGTCGTCGCCGAGGTGGGCGTCGAGGATGGCACGCTTCAACGGGGCCTCGTTCGAGCCGAGAAGGGCGTCGAGAAGGATGTCCGCGGCAAGCACCCGCTCGGGGTCATGGCTCGTGCCGATGACATAGGCCAGGCCCACGGCAGCGTTGTCGGGGGAGGTGGCCATCTCGACATGGCGGGTCAGCGGCGTGACGGGGTCCTGCAGCTGCAGGGGGTTGGGAGCGCCGACGTCCGTGCGCACCGCGCCGAGGAGGGCGTCGTCGACGAGGCCCAGGAAGTGGTCGACGTCAAGGTTGCCGTAGAGG
This genomic stretch from Atopobiaceae bacterium harbors:
- a CDS encoding insulinase family protein; this encodes MAEDSPRGTATPFLTPAPSMAPGTTHAGFVVESADPLPEIDGSAYVLRHVATGARALWLACADTNKAFSIAFKTPPTDDTGVFHILEHSVLCGSDRYPVKEPFVNLLKTSMQTFLNALTFPDKTMYPVASTNAQDLENLMEVYLDAVFHPAITHRPRIFEQEGWHYELAEKDADLSLNGVVLNEMKGALSDPDDVMYLEMSRALFPDTCYACESGGHPDTIPDLTYEKFLDTHARHYQPSNSYVTLYGNLDVDHFLGLVDDALLGAVRTDVGAPNPLQLQDPVTPLTRHVEMATSPDNAAVGLAYVIGTSHDPERVLAADILLDALLGSNEAPLKRAILDAHLGDDVVGMLSDGCLQPFVFIELKGAHEGVGDEFRTLVESTCERLSQEGLGHDNLAASLAQAEFNLREGDYGYPDGVALAMNALSGWLYDDGASCDYLRYEDTLAHLREGLDKGLFEHLLAELVCQSDHHAQVELEPIAKEKDNPEATRLASARAAMDDADVEACVAETAALHAEQSAPDSPEALATLPRLTVADIGDVAPEPACTPEQGTPVPSHAHDIPTHHIDYAYLYFDLSCLHWAELPYVSVLTSLLGQLDTKVHTAEQLDTLVETDLGNLDFFCETYGDDADPTVARPRLVVSASALSENVDALATLPAEVWGKTLFSDKERIRAILTQRRIALEQGFVSAGHTAALSRVASYTSAPARVAQQMGGVDYYRFLKRLLANFDERFQGLTEICYNICGRVFCTDGAEASLTGTPEDRARYWKAAGDLGLDDEHHPFDVLEVPPATSTSEAFVVPSDVCYVGEGMDASALGETISGPWLVAGRALSFDYLWNEVRVLGGAYGCGFRCTPLSQLQFYSYRDPAVDPTIARFEGASAWLASWEPTTSELDGYVVSAVAGHDAPVKPRALARRQDSLRLSGRTPQWRSQIRQGLLDCTADDVRKLAGPLSQLPEHRGTCVFGGRDVIAASSADLDVQELVDDGRSQSGGQA
- a CDS encoding 2-hydroxyacyl-CoA dehydratase family protein; this translates as MADDTKPGIRILDYFGSIMDGIDEDDPDTARFWLTMAFQFKRFQVRHLPERCKLPSGRIGARIAIEAVTDALEDADDSVITSIFLPNEIFMAMGLKPVMAEAISDFFTGARSEQGFVKAAEQRGVPETYCSYHKILIGAAETGVLQAPRLIANCSVACDANNITFKWLAKTLGTEHYYLDVPFEAGDGSVPYVADQLREMAALAEDRFGRKLDRELLSQYVARTQATLDAMVRTLPLRHGRFLHNDMGLEMQEALALHLMLGHPQTERMAHQMEEDLVSAEPYEGLNLVWAHSTPYFSVPLQKVLDDSPVAQIVASDMCFNQVSFDGWRYGPERPFEAMAERLLRNSFNGPGERRIDRVRELCERTQADGAVVFCHWGCKETLGVSQLMRRELEDAGFPTLVLDGDGCDRSNCPEGQIATRMGAFLEMLRARKDEEASR
- a CDS encoding acyl-CoA dehydratase activase; translated protein: MTEKDIPADVTTAPATTSDDRVVYYPCKYVPAELLAGFGATCRPVAYEATSFEEADRLAHPNLCGYGKSLLSFAMQPDVHALVLTSCCDVIRRIYDVLAASDELDFLFLVDLPHKRGPIEARRFRDELARLADAYAAYTGCEFDAGAAVASFPPKPRRRDEHISVVGAHASASLLDTCGAQVSLPLENLTCTGARLMETPPPELGRAPRTGTCDYCMDEQAADDTTAGATPPEAAPLDAFLDWYAPVLLGQLPCMRMDDISGRRSLIGATGQDGIIYHTMKFCDYYGFEYLEAAKEAHTPMLKIETDGTRASAGQLRTRLRAFDETLHGVADKGRAALKRTGDGQTYVLGVDSGSTSTDAVIMDIGEDGEPELVASVIVATGAKATAGASKAIAAVLEQAHLSRGDMAVSVATGYGRDAIPNMDTTITEITCHAAGAHFLDPSALTIVDIGGQDSKVIHLSDTGAVVNFVMNDKCAAGTGRFLEMMATTLEMPLDGFCAAGLDWKHEVRISNMCTVFATSEVVSLVADDTPVPDIVHGLDVAVATKTAALAKRVKAEPPYLMTGGVANNEGVVRALSEVLGSEVSTHEDSQLCGAIGAALLGLESLGEKD